A DNA window from Caretta caretta isolate rCarCar2 chromosome 7, rCarCar1.hap1, whole genome shotgun sequence contains the following coding sequences:
- the XPNPEP1 gene encoding xaa-Pro aminopeptidase 1 isoform X1 — translation MSQSPSKPILCHLEMHTREVSTHPMVTNNFWLRLTWAGFEQSENIAPCDCRRAIISGFDGSAGTAIITEQKAAMWTDGRYFLQAAQQMDSNWTLMKMGLKDTPTQEDWLVSVLPEGSKVGVDPFIIPADQWKRMSKALKSAGHVLVPVKENLIDAIWVDRPQRPCKPLMTLDLSYTGIGWKEKIAALRAKMVERKVLWFVVTALDEVAWLLNLRGSDVEYNPVFFAYAVIGTDTIRLFISGDRMADPSTREHLLLDSALEAEFKIQVVPYESVLTELQAICVGLSPKEKVWLSDKASYALTEAVPKAHRYLTPYTPICIAKAVKNTVEAEGMRRAHIKDAVALCELFNWLEKEVMKGSVTEISAADKAEEFRSQQNGFVDLSFATISSTGPNGAIIHYKPVPETNRALSGNEIYLLDSGAQYKDGTTDVTRTMHFGTPSAYEKECFTYVLKGHIAVSAAIFPKGTKGHLLDSFARSALWDCGLDYLHGTGHGVGCFLNVHEGPCGISYKTFADEPLEAGMIISDEPGYYEDESFGIRIENVVLVVPAKTKYNFCNRGSLTFEPLTLVPIQTKMISVPLLTQKECDWVNDYHRKCREVIGAELKSQGRHEALQWLIRETEPITKMH, via the exons GTACTGCCATTATAACCGAGCAAAAAGCAGCTATGTGGACGGATGGACGCTACTTCCTGCAGGCAGCACAGCAAATGGATAGCAACTGGACACTCATGAAAATGG GTCTGAAGGATACGCCAACTCAGGAGGACTGGCTAGTGAGTGTGCTCCCAGAGGGCTCAAAAGTTGGAGTGGACCCTTTCATTATTCCAGCTG ATCAATGGAAGAGGATGTCTAAAGCACTGAAAAGTGCTGGCCATGTTCTTGTGCCAGTCAAAGAGAACCTGATCGATGCAATCTGGGTAGATCGCCCCCAGCGACCCTGCAAACCTCTAATGACCCTGGACCTGAGTTACACAG GGATTGGCTGGAAAGAGAAGATTGCAGCTCTGCGTGCAAAAATGGTTGAGAGAAAAGTCCTCTGGTTTGTGGTTACAGCCCTGGATGAGGTAGCTT GGCTGTTGAACCTCCGAGGCTCAGACGTTGAATACAATCCAGTATTTTTTGCTTACGCTGTCATAGGAACCGACACAATCAG GCTGTTTATCAGTGGCGACCGCATGGCAGACCCGTCCACGAGGGAACATCTGCTGCTTGATTCCGCCCTGGAGGCTGAGTTTAAAATCCAGGTGGTGCCGTACGAATCTGTCCTGACGGAGCTGCAGGCCATCTGTGTGGGTCTCTCCCCCAAGGAGAAAGTGTGGCTCAGTGATAAAGCCAGCTATGCCCTGACGGAGGCCGTCCCCAAG GCTCACCGCTACCTCACCCCGTATACGCCCATATGCATCGCGAAAGCCGTGAAGAACACAGTCGAAGCAGAAGGCATGAGACGAGCACAT ATTAAAGATGCTGTCGCTCTGTGTGAGCTCTTTAATTGGCTAGAGAAAGAG GTTATGAAGGGATCTGTTACTGAAATATCAGCTGCGGACAAAGCAGAGGAGTTTCgcag CCAACAGAACGGTTTTGTCGACTTGAGCTTTGCTACGATTTCGAGCACGGGTCCAAACGGCGCCATCATTCATTACAA GCCGGTTCCGGAGACCAACAGGGCTTTGTCTGGGAATGAGATCTACCTCCTGGATTCTGGCGCTCAGTACAA GGATGGTACGACAGATGTGACTCGGACCATGCATTTCGGCACCCCGTCGGCTTACGAAAAG GAATGCTTCACCTACGTCCTGAAAGGTCATATCGCTGTGAGTGCAGCCATCTTCCCTAAAGGAACCAAAG GTCACCTTCTGGATTCCTTTGCCCGCTCTGCATTGTGGGACTGTGGTTTGGATTATCTTCATGGCACAGGACATGGAGTTGGGTGTTTCCTTAATGTGCACGAGGGTCCGTGTGGCATCAGCTACAAAACCTTTGCCGATGAACCCCTAGAAGCCGGCATGATCATTTCTGATG AGCCTGGGTATTATGAAGATGAGTCTTTTGGGATCCGCATAGAAAATGTGGTACTCGTGGTCCCTGCCAAAACCAAG TACAACTTCTGTAACAGAGGGAGCCTGACTTTTGAGCCGCTAACCCTGGTTCCGATCCAGACTAAAATGATCAGTGTCCCTTTACTGACACAAAAAGAG TGCGACTGGGTGAACGATTACCACCGGAAATGCAGGGAGGTGATTGGGGCAGAACTGAAGAGCCAAGGACGACACGAGGCTCTCCAATGGCTCATCAGGGAGACGGAGCCCATCACAAAAATGCATTAA
- the XPNPEP1 gene encoding xaa-Pro aminopeptidase 1 isoform X2 produces MSPKITTELLRQLRQVMKTSKYVTEPIQAYIVPSGDAHQSENIAPCDCRRAIISGFDGSAGTAIITEQKAAMWTDGRYFLQAAQQMDSNWTLMKMGLKDTPTQEDWLVSVLPEGSKVGVDPFIIPADQWKRMSKALKSAGHVLVPVKENLIDAIWVDRPQRPCKPLMTLDLSYTGIGWKEKIAALRAKMVERKVLWFVVTALDEVAWLLNLRGSDVEYNPVFFAYAVIGTDTIRLFISGDRMADPSTREHLLLDSALEAEFKIQVVPYESVLTELQAICVGLSPKEKVWLSDKASYALTEAVPKAHRYLTPYTPICIAKAVKNTVEAEGMRRAHIKDAVALCELFNWLEKEVMKGSVTEISAADKAEEFRSQQNGFVDLSFATISSTGPNGAIIHYKPVPETNRALSGNEIYLLDSGAQYKDGTTDVTRTMHFGTPSAYEKECFTYVLKGHIAVSAAIFPKGTKGHLLDSFARSALWDCGLDYLHGTGHGVGCFLNVHEGPCGISYKTFADEPLEAGMIISDEPGYYEDESFGIRIENVVLVVPAKTKYNFCNRGSLTFEPLTLVPIQTKMISVPLLTQKECDWVNDYHRKCREVIGAELKSQGRHEALQWLIRETEPITKMH; encoded by the exons GTACTGCCATTATAACCGAGCAAAAAGCAGCTATGTGGACGGATGGACGCTACTTCCTGCAGGCAGCACAGCAAATGGATAGCAACTGGACACTCATGAAAATGG GTCTGAAGGATACGCCAACTCAGGAGGACTGGCTAGTGAGTGTGCTCCCAGAGGGCTCAAAAGTTGGAGTGGACCCTTTCATTATTCCAGCTG ATCAATGGAAGAGGATGTCTAAAGCACTGAAAAGTGCTGGCCATGTTCTTGTGCCAGTCAAAGAGAACCTGATCGATGCAATCTGGGTAGATCGCCCCCAGCGACCCTGCAAACCTCTAATGACCCTGGACCTGAGTTACACAG GGATTGGCTGGAAAGAGAAGATTGCAGCTCTGCGTGCAAAAATGGTTGAGAGAAAAGTCCTCTGGTTTGTGGTTACAGCCCTGGATGAGGTAGCTT GGCTGTTGAACCTCCGAGGCTCAGACGTTGAATACAATCCAGTATTTTTTGCTTACGCTGTCATAGGAACCGACACAATCAG GCTGTTTATCAGTGGCGACCGCATGGCAGACCCGTCCACGAGGGAACATCTGCTGCTTGATTCCGCCCTGGAGGCTGAGTTTAAAATCCAGGTGGTGCCGTACGAATCTGTCCTGACGGAGCTGCAGGCCATCTGTGTGGGTCTCTCCCCCAAGGAGAAAGTGTGGCTCAGTGATAAAGCCAGCTATGCCCTGACGGAGGCCGTCCCCAAG GCTCACCGCTACCTCACCCCGTATACGCCCATATGCATCGCGAAAGCCGTGAAGAACACAGTCGAAGCAGAAGGCATGAGACGAGCACAT ATTAAAGATGCTGTCGCTCTGTGTGAGCTCTTTAATTGGCTAGAGAAAGAG GTTATGAAGGGATCTGTTACTGAAATATCAGCTGCGGACAAAGCAGAGGAGTTTCgcag CCAACAGAACGGTTTTGTCGACTTGAGCTTTGCTACGATTTCGAGCACGGGTCCAAACGGCGCCATCATTCATTACAA GCCGGTTCCGGAGACCAACAGGGCTTTGTCTGGGAATGAGATCTACCTCCTGGATTCTGGCGCTCAGTACAA GGATGGTACGACAGATGTGACTCGGACCATGCATTTCGGCACCCCGTCGGCTTACGAAAAG GAATGCTTCACCTACGTCCTGAAAGGTCATATCGCTGTGAGTGCAGCCATCTTCCCTAAAGGAACCAAAG GTCACCTTCTGGATTCCTTTGCCCGCTCTGCATTGTGGGACTGTGGTTTGGATTATCTTCATGGCACAGGACATGGAGTTGGGTGTTTCCTTAATGTGCACGAGGGTCCGTGTGGCATCAGCTACAAAACCTTTGCCGATGAACCCCTAGAAGCCGGCATGATCATTTCTGATG AGCCTGGGTATTATGAAGATGAGTCTTTTGGGATCCGCATAGAAAATGTGGTACTCGTGGTCCCTGCCAAAACCAAG TACAACTTCTGTAACAGAGGGAGCCTGACTTTTGAGCCGCTAACCCTGGTTCCGATCCAGACTAAAATGATCAGTGTCCCTTTACTGACACAAAAAGAG TGCGACTGGGTGAACGATTACCACCGGAAATGCAGGGAGGTGATTGGGGCAGAACTGAAGAGCCAAGGACGACACGAGGCTCTCCAATGGCTCATCAGGGAGACGGAGCCCATCACAAAAATGCATTAA